The Candidatus Neptunochlamydia vexilliferae genome segment GAAAGAGGCCGAAAAAATCGCCACGGCTTTCCCCGTGGTTAAAGCGACCATCCTCAACAAAAAAGCGCTTGAAAAAGAGAAGATGGGACTCCTTCTTGCTGTGGGAAATGGTTCCTCCATGGATCCTGCCCTTATCATGCTCGAGTATAAAGGAGCACCCCGCTCCGATGACCTCACAATGGTTGTGGGGAAAGGGGTCACCTTTGATACCGGAGGACTCAACCTCAAGCCGACCAACTTTATCGAAGATATGCGGACCGACATGGGAGGAGGAGCAGCAGCCATTGGGTTGATCCAAGCTGCCGCCAGCCTCAAGCTCAAGGTCAATATCGTTGCCGTTGTTCCCGCAACAGAAAACGCCATGGATGCCCATAGCTATAAGCCAGGCGATGTCTATCGCGCCCACAGCGGAAAAACGGTTGAAATTACCAATACCGATGCCGAAGGAAGGCTTATCCTTGCCGACGCCCTCTCCTATGGACAAAAGCGATTTAAGCCAAACCGCATCATCGACATGGCGACCCTGACCGGAGCCGCTGTCGTTGCCCTTGGGGAAGAGCGAGCAGCCCTTTTTTCCAATAACGATACGCTTGCCAAACTGTGCGAAAAAGCAGGGGAGACAACCGGTGAAAAAGTGTGGCGGATGCCCCTGGATCCCGAGTACCGCAGCCTCATGGACTCGAGTATCGCTGACATCCGTAATGCAGGAAAAAAGCGGGCTGCTGGGTGCATCACCGCCGCCATTTTCCTTCAAGAGTTCGTCGAAAAAAAGACCCCCTGGATCCACCTCGATATCGCAGGGACAGGCTTTATCGACGCTCCTGAGCACTACCACCTCTCTCAGGCAACAGGATTTGGGATCCGCCTTCTGATCGAAATGATTGAATGTTTGTCATCAAAGTAGACATACCGCTCCTCAACTTCCTCAAGGAGAAAACCAACCTATCTGGCCGCGCCATCAAGCAGGCCCTCGAGCAAGGAGGGTGCCGCGTGAACGGAACCCTCGAGCGCTTTGCCTCCACCAAGCTAAAAAAAGGGGACAAAGTCTCCTTCCGTCTTCCTAAAAAAACCGAGGTCCCCTCTCTCACCATCCTCCGTCAAGAGCCCACCTTTACCCTCTTTAATAAACCCTCTGGCATCGTAACTGCCGCCCCTCCCGGCCACCACCTCGTTCACCGCCTCGATAAGAGAACCTCTGGGGTGCTTCTGATGGCCCGTACCCTTCCAGCCAAAAAAGCGCTCGAAGCCGCCTTTAAAAAGCGGGAGGTGAAAAAGGTCTATATTGC includes the following:
- a CDS encoding leucyl aminopeptidase, translating into MDFATPSKRPKADLVVVPCFKTKKGAVLAATVSDLKGAVTPILKAGDFNGEEGATMLAYLTGKTEKRLLFLGLGEESCTMEGLRRAYAAAMKRCQNKKWPTVNFLLPKHPKLAVDDVTRAVSEGIALSSYVFDEWKSKEGKKPFFIKKANLIGAKNKTIPAKTLKILSGVNLARNLINRNALDITPQALGKEAEKIATAFPVVKATILNKKALEKEKMGLLLAVGNGSSMDPALIMLEYKGAPRSDDLTMVVGKGVTFDTGGLNLKPTNFIEDMRTDMGGGAAAIGLIQAAASLKLKVNIVAVVPATENAMDAHSYKPGDVYRAHSGKTVEITNTDAEGRLILADALSYGQKRFKPNRIIDMATLTGAAVVALGEERAALFSNNDTLAKLCEKAGETTGEKVWRMPLDPEYRSLMDSSIADIRNAGKKRAAGCITAAIFLQEFVEKKTPWIHLDIAGTGFIDAPEHYHLSQATGFGIRLLIEMIECLSSK
- a CDS encoding RluA family pseudouridine synthase — encoded protein: MFVIKVDIPLLNFLKEKTNLSGRAIKQALEQGGCRVNGTLERFASTKLKKGDKVSFRLPKKTEVPSLTILRQEPTFTLFNKPSGIVTAAPPGHHLVHRLDKRTSGVLLMARTLPAKKALEAAFKKREVKKVYIALVKGIPRKTEGTIENTLVKKGAFQGQTLYGSARNGKLAITHWKVLKKQKGCSLIELHPETGRTHQLRVHMAEMGHPILGDLQYGRQVSFSPEIDRLCLYAYRLTFPHPQTGKKVQVTAPLPKGFKLLLDR